A window of Desulfobacterales bacterium contains these coding sequences:
- a CDS encoding hemolysin family protein — protein sequence MTTQFVFLGVLLVLSGFFSSSETALFSISTAKAKHLAKEGGRMNDLILYMKDRPHTLLTTILIGNNLVNIAASSLATAITINFMATIAPDQAFGNAVGVATGIMTFLILVFGEIFPKTVATRNNVMVAKVVILPLYWLSFLFYPLILFLNFIPKVAGMVSSAPHVTEEELMTFVEFVHDEGQINPDEKELINNVVKLDDISVSEIMTPSADMFVLDKAGELEIDRILKSGYTRIPVIVGDIDHVAGIVNIKDLFREHTMHPDHLEIARIMREPYFVPENKKLDQLLNQFKKRKDHAAIVVDEYGEVSGIVTLEDVLEAIVGDIVDETDIVKPPVVKIRNKEWLVLGAADVATVNAKIGMNIPESSDYETFSGYILEQIGRIPREKEQIVIDKHIITVKEMEGHRIKTLIVKRK from the coding sequence ATGACCACGCAGTTTGTTTTTCTGGGGGTGCTGCTTGTGCTGTCCGGTTTTTTTTCCTCTTCCGAAACCGCGCTTTTCTCCATCAGCACGGCCAAAGCCAAGCACCTGGCCAAGGAGGGCGGCCGGATGAACGATTTAATCCTTTATATGAAGGACCGGCCCCATACGCTTTTGACCACTATTCTGATCGGCAACAACCTGGTCAATATTGCCGCCTCCTCGCTGGCCACCGCCATTACCATCAATTTTATGGCAACCATTGCCCCGGATCAGGCCTTTGGCAATGCCGTGGGCGTGGCCACCGGGATTATGACGTTTCTGATCCTGGTATTCGGCGAGATATTCCCCAAGACCGTGGCCACCAGAAACAATGTCATGGTGGCAAAGGTTGTTATTCTGCCGCTTTACTGGTTGTCTTTTCTGTTCTATCCCCTGATCCTGTTTTTAAATTTTATCCCCAAAGTCGCCGGGATGGTCTCAAGCGCGCCGCATGTGACCGAGGAAGAATTGATGACCTTTGTGGAATTCGTGCATGACGAGGGCCAGATCAACCCGGATGAAAAAGAGCTTATCAACAACGTTGTAAAGCTCGATGATATCAGCGTCTCAGAGATCATGACCCCGAGCGCGGATATGTTTGTCCTGGATAAGGCCGGGGAGCTGGAGATCGACCGCATCCTCAAGTCCGGATATACCCGGATTCCCGTGATTGTGGGCGATATCGATCATGTGGCCGGCATTGTCAATATCAAGGACCTGTTCCGGGAGCATACCATGCACCCGGATCATCTGGAGATTGCACGTATCATGCGGGAGCCTTATTTTGTACCTGAGAACAAGAAACTGGATCAATTGCTGAATCAGTTCAAAAAGCGAAAGGACCATGCCGCCATTGTGGTGGATGAATACGGCGAGGTCTCGGGCATTGTCACCCTGGAGGATGTGCTTGAAGCCATTGTGGGCGATATTGTGGATGAAACCGACATTGTCAAGCCGCCGGTGGTGAAAATCCGGAACAAGGAGTGGCTGGTGCTGGGCGCGGCCGATGTCGCCACGGTCAATGCCAAGATTGGTATGAATATCCCGGAATCCTCGGATTATGAGACCTTCTCCGGCTATATCCTCGAGCAGATCGGCCGAATCCCGAGGGAAAAAGAACAGATTGTGATCGATAAGCATATTATTACCGTCAAGGAAATGGAAGGCCACCGGATCAAGACCCTGATTGTCAAGCGAAAATAA
- a CDS encoding mechanosensitive ion channel, with protein MAAYSGARRGVDQRSVHLKGLIRLLCLFFLIQMAMLPAAGAQESHPAGEVPSGAADPYQLLDKSISESLEAEKKQLNQYLNRLSGAKEFEQLCREQLDAYRIQLSAHRNILALPTIESYDFWEANNQHQVTLSRLTERVGEIEDRLAQIRAILSKTRDKLASYENQKAEIQKEEKRSELLDRIRQQIAELTEAVSAQIEILNDIELIYDGLLERTRQIRSEYQTVAEEFEKRIAKRQQQRLLQRSVNPIAQLGMEQIRFEVDQIRGKLKEFVSFDYWLDLRVGDKKAYTLFVLTYFFLLAALELILWFCRRFFTRLRDSLQEAGRFWQYLTIRLIRRSLFLLGAILFIWFFPVKPAYEFTPLFGFLRILAGLLVLLLFIRWGINFLKVLWSDTESPFLRFLCFYLRILLYGILGFGVAYYLLAAGLCMNCVLLLLIRIVFELALLVWSLFFWHRFRFYSKDSQLYEYPWFHYIKPLLPALGYLIVLVGLFFELFGYGAMATFWYGSLIKSAATLFWIGVLYMVVKEVSPDGESRAAEEDLEPGAEKPMPIRKFLIRLSKVGLFVLLILGVPMAWGARGGYLADFFYTVNYKIKLGGFQISLLDLTIAVLVILLTHTVITVWKAVLKEQVLAHRELEPGLKDSITTITGYVGWVIGVVIVFRVIGISAASLAILFGAVGIGIGFGLQNIFNNFLSGIILLFERPIQVGDVVEVNGIWGTVAKINVRATQVKTYDNADLIIPNADMISQQLTNWSFKDARVRRTITVGVAYGSDARLVSDTLNTIALKHPQIYRRPQPEVLFSDFGENALIFKLRVWVHINYFLSVETDLRFEINKEFAELGIHIPIPQRDIYLKSGYYTAPTPPKAEPEGPEA; from the coding sequence ATGGCGGCATACAGCGGCGCCCGGCGCGGAGTAGATCAAAGATCGGTGCATCTTAAGGGGCTGATTCGGCTTCTATGTCTGTTTTTTCTCATCCAGATGGCCATGCTTCCGGCGGCCGGCGCCCAGGAGAGCCATCCCGCGGGGGAAGTGCCCTCCGGAGCGGCTGATCCGTATCAGCTGCTGGATAAGTCCATCAGTGAGAGCCTGGAAGCCGAAAAAAAGCAGCTCAATCAGTACTTGAATCGGCTCTCCGGGGCCAAGGAGTTTGAACAGCTCTGCCGCGAGCAGCTGGATGCCTACCGTATTCAGTTAAGCGCCCATCGCAACATCCTGGCTTTGCCCACAATTGAATCGTATGACTTTTGGGAGGCGAACAATCAGCATCAGGTGACACTGAGTCGTCTCACGGAGCGGGTGGGCGAGATTGAGGACCGGCTGGCCCAAATCCGGGCAATCCTTTCCAAAACCCGGGATAAATTGGCCTCTTATGAAAATCAAAAAGCCGAAATCCAGAAGGAGGAAAAGCGCTCTGAGCTTCTGGACAGAATCCGGCAGCAAATAGCCGAGCTGACAGAGGCAGTGTCCGCACAAATAGAAATCCTAAATGATATTGAATTGATCTATGACGGCCTGCTGGAGCGAACCCGGCAGATCAGATCAGAGTATCAAACAGTGGCCGAGGAGTTTGAAAAGCGGATAGCTAAACGCCAGCAGCAGCGCCTGTTACAGCGAAGCGTCAATCCCATTGCCCAGCTCGGGATGGAGCAGATTCGCTTTGAAGTTGACCAGATCAGGGGAAAGCTTAAAGAGTTTGTTTCTTTTGACTACTGGCTGGATCTTCGGGTCGGGGATAAGAAGGCTTATACCCTGTTTGTGCTGACCTATTTTTTTCTCCTGGCCGCCCTTGAGCTTATCCTGTGGTTCTGCCGCCGGTTTTTTACCCGATTGCGGGACAGCCTGCAGGAGGCCGGCAGGTTCTGGCAGTATCTGACTATCCGCCTGATCCGCCGGTCATTATTTCTTTTGGGCGCCATCCTGTTTATCTGGTTTTTTCCGGTCAAGCCGGCCTATGAGTTTACCCCCTTATTCGGGTTTTTGCGCATTTTAGCGGGTTTACTGGTATTGCTGCTGTTTATCCGATGGGGGATCAATTTCCTGAAAGTGCTCTGGTCGGATACAGAATCCCCGTTTTTACGGTTTCTATGCTTTTATCTGAGGATTCTCCTCTATGGGATTCTGGGTTTCGGGGTGGCCTATTACCTGTTGGCGGCCGGCTTGTGCATGAACTGCGTACTGCTGTTGTTAATCCGGATTGTGTTTGAACTGGCCCTGCTGGTATGGAGTCTTTTCTTCTGGCACCGATTCCGGTTCTATTCAAAAGACTCTCAGCTTTACGAATACCCGTGGTTCCACTATATCAAACCCCTGCTGCCGGCGCTTGGCTATCTAATCGTGCTGGTGGGGCTTTTCTTCGAGCTTTTCGGCTATGGGGCCATGGCCACCTTCTGGTATGGCTCGCTCATCAAATCGGCTGCCACATTATTCTGGATCGGCGTGCTTTATATGGTGGTCAAGGAGGTTTCTCCCGACGGGGAATCCAGAGCAGCGGAAGAGGATCTGGAGCCGGGCGCGGAAAAACCCATGCCCATCCGCAAGTTTCTGATTCGGCTGAGCAAGGTCGGCCTGTTTGTGCTGCTTATACTGGGCGTTCCCATGGCGTGGGGCGCCCGGGGCGGTTACCTGGCGGATTTTTTCTATACGGTCAATTATAAGATTAAACTCGGCGGCTTCCAGATCAGCCTGCTGGATCTGACGATTGCGGTACTGGTCATTTTATTGACCCATACCGTTATAACTGTCTGGAAGGCGGTCTTAAAAGAGCAGGTTCTGGCCCATCGGGAGCTTGAGCCGGGGCTTAAGGATTCCATCACCACCATCACCGGCTATGTGGGCTGGGTGATCGGCGTTGTGATCGTCTTTCGGGTGATCGGCATCAGCGCGGCCTCGCTGGCGATCTTGTTCGGTGCCGTGGGTATCGGAATCGGTTTCGGCCTGCAGAATATCTTCAATAATTTTTTAAGCGGCATTATCCTTTTGTTTGAGCGGCCCATCCAGGTGGGCGATGTGGTGGAGGTCAATGGCATCTGGGGAACGGTGGCAAAGATCAATGTGCGCGCCACCCAGGTCAAAACCTACGACAATGCGGATCTGATCATCCCGAATGCGGACATGATCAGCCAGCAGTTGACCAACTGGAGTTTCAAGGACGCCCGGGTCAGGCGGACGATTACCGTGGGGGTGGCCTATGGGTCGGATGCCCGGCTGGTAAGCGACACGCTGAACACTATCGCCCTGAAACACCCCCAGATCTATCGCCGGCCCCAGCCTGAGGTGCTGTTTTCGGATTTTGGTGAAAACGCGCTGATTTTTAAGTTGCGGGTATGGGTCCATATCAACTATTTTCTATCTGTTGAGACAGACCTTCGGTTTGAGATCAATAAGGAGTTTGCCGAGCTGGGTATTCATATCCCGATCCCCCAGCGAGACATTTATCTTAAAAGCGGCTATTACACCGCACCGACGCCGCCCAAGGCCGAACCGGAGGGGCCTGAAGCCTAA
- a CDS encoding ABC transporter ATP-binding protein, whose protein sequence is MGSFSLLKPYFYERRRLIFTGIICLMIVDVLQLFIPRVIKWAVDDLAALSIDYSQLSVYAGEIIIIAVFMAILRFVWRRFLIGTSRVVEEGLRNRLFAHIQTLSASYFDQAKTGDLMAHATNDINNIRMAVGMGMVAFTDAVFLGLAAIGFMAYINIKLTLFALIPMPIIIFLTRKFGQKMHRRYTTVQQSFSDVTEVVRESFAGIRIVKAYNLEEPEYQRLDRSSRNYIRENLKLVRITGSFFPMMLLFTNISLTIVIFLGGRQTITQVITPGDFVAFINYLNLLIWPMMAMGWVTNLIQRGAASLDRINKILETRPAVVDAPDAEGLSDFQGDIEFERVSFAYHSEASPVIDDLSLHVPKGRVMGIIGPQGGGKTTLLKLIPRLYDVQTGRITIDGKDIRNIKLGELRRHIGFVSQEPFLFSGTIRENVAFGKAADDDQILEAVRAAALDETIAEMPNGLDTIVGEKGVILSGGQKQRIVLARALIHETPVLLLDDPIGQVDTETAARIIHTLRSFAGDRTIIIASHRIPAVQFAEQIIVLDQGRIIESGTHAQLIEKGGYYANTYQIQSLEAAE, encoded by the coding sequence ATGGGATCATTCAGCCTCTTAAAACCCTATTTCTATGAGCGCCGCCGGCTCATTTTCACGGGCATCATCTGCCTGATGATAGTGGATGTGCTGCAGCTGTTTATCCCCCGGGTCATTAAATGGGCGGTGGATGATTTAGCCGCCCTTTCCATCGATTATAGCCAACTATCCGTATATGCCGGAGAAATAATAATCATTGCGGTGTTTATGGCAATCCTTCGGTTCGTCTGGCGGCGCTTTTTAATCGGCACCTCCCGCGTGGTGGAGGAAGGCCTGAGAAACCGGCTGTTTGCCCATATCCAGACGCTTTCGGCCAGCTATTTCGACCAGGCCAAAACCGGGGACCTGATGGCGCACGCCACCAATGATATCAACAACATCCGCATGGCCGTGGGCATGGGCATGGTGGCATTTACCGATGCGGTCTTTTTGGGGCTTGCGGCCATCGGATTCATGGCCTACATCAATATCAAGCTCACCCTGTTCGCCCTGATCCCTATGCCGATCATCATCTTTTTAACCCGCAAATTCGGTCAGAAAATGCACCGCCGGTATACCACGGTCCAGCAGAGTTTTTCAGATGTCACCGAAGTGGTGCGGGAAAGCTTTGCCGGCATCCGCATTGTCAAAGCCTACAACCTGGAAGAACCGGAATACCAGCGCCTTGACCGAAGTTCCCGCAACTACATCCGTGAGAATCTCAAGCTGGTCAGAATTACCGGCAGTTTTTTCCCCATGATGCTGCTTTTCACCAATATCAGCCTGACCATCGTCATCTTTCTGGGCGGCCGGCAGACCATTACCCAGGTGATCACCCCCGGGGATTTCGTGGCGTTTATCAACTACCTGAACCTGCTCATATGGCCCATGATGGCCATGGGCTGGGTGACCAATCTCATCCAGCGGGGGGCGGCCTCCCTGGACCGGATCAATAAAATCCTCGAGACCCGGCCGGCCGTCGTTGACGCCCCGGATGCCGAAGGGCTGAGCGATTTTCAGGGGGATATCGAATTTGAGCGGGTTTCGTTTGCCTATCATTCGGAAGCCTCCCCTGTCATCGATGATTTGTCCCTGCATGTGCCAAAGGGCCGGGTGATGGGCATTATCGGCCCCCAGGGCGGCGGCAAAACCACCCTTTTGAAACTCATCCCCCGGCTCTATGACGTGCAAACCGGCCGGATCACCATTGACGGAAAAGATATCCGCAATATCAAACTCGGGGAGCTGCGCCGGCACATCGGCTTTGTCTCCCAGGAGCCCTTCCTGTTCTCCGGAACGATCCGGGAAAACGTGGCCTTTGGCAAGGCGGCCGATGATGACCAAATCCTTGAAGCCGTCCGCGCGGCGGCCCTGGATGAAACCATTGCCGAGATGCCCAACGGACTGGATACCATTGTCGGGGAAAAGGGGGTGATCCTCTCCGGCGGACAGAAACAGCGCATCGTCCTGGCCCGGGCCCTGATCCATGAAACCCCCGTTCTGCTGCTCGATGATCCCATCGGCCAGGTGGACACGGAAACCGCGGCCAGAATCATCCATACCCTGCGTTCTTTTGCCGGAGACCGTACCATCATCATCGCAAGCCACCGGATACCGGCGGTGCAGTTTGCCGAGCAGATCATCGTCCTTGACCAGGGCCGAATCATTGAATCCGGCACCCATGCCCAGTTGATCGAAAAGGGCGGCTATTACGCCAATACCTATCAGATCCAAAGCCTGGAGGCGGCCGAATAG
- a CDS encoding ABC transporter ATP-binding protein — protein sequence MPKSANPSFDEKDPGKSRDIRLFRRLYPYIRPYRRLLFITLALMILITAFELAIPYVTKIAIDNYIVPDYRQEDPASRQEVSYLRVDLSDPRVEEIVAAYPEKFQVNKDIAAIKYQDLSELPSDTIARLRKPDLTGVGYAAAALLVIIFLNFIVNFIQVLVMEYTGQQVMHDLRMALFAHIQGLTVRFFTHNPVGRLVTRVTNDIQNMHEMFTSVLIFVMKDIFLIAGITIMLFAIDWQLSLVVYAIFPFVFYAAAKFAGTARQAFRTLRIKIAEINSHFSETIGGMAVIQLFRHEGANFESFKRLNHEYYSAGMQQITIFAVFMPFIELMSSVVLAVVIFYGGGSMIADRITLGTLVVFISYLRMFFRPIRDIAEKYNITLNALSSAERIFLILGETDRLPEPAPGSGKPMPDQITEITLEQVSFSYISGEPVLTDISLNIQAGETIAVVGPTGAGKTSLINLITRFYDPDQGSIRINGTDIRQFRIADVRSKIALVQQDPFLFSATLRENIFPDQPDVSEAEIEPILDNANCRRFIRRLPDGIDTRLSEGGTSLSSGQRQLISIARALAQNPELIIFDEATSYIDSETEQEIQTALLNLMENRTAIIIAHRLSTARIADRIAVVNHGRIIEVGSHDALIRQNGFYHRLYHLQG from the coding sequence ATGCCGAAATCCGCGAATCCATCCTTTGATGAAAAAGATCCGGGTAAATCCCGGGATATTCGGCTGTTCCGACGGCTTTATCCGTATATCCGGCCCTATCGGCGCCTGCTCTTTATCACCCTGGCGCTTATGATCCTGATCACCGCATTTGAACTGGCCATTCCCTATGTGACCAAAATCGCCATAGACAACTATATTGTGCCCGACTACCGCCAGGAAGATCCGGCATCCCGGCAGGAGGTCAGCTATCTGCGGGTGGATCTCTCCGACCCCCGGGTTGAAGAAATTGTGGCCGCGTATCCGGAAAAATTTCAGGTCAACAAAGACATCGCCGCCATCAAATACCAGGACCTCTCCGAGCTGCCCTCCGATACCATTGCCCGGCTGAGAAAGCCGGATTTGACCGGCGTGGGGTATGCGGCCGCCGCCCTGCTCGTAATTATCTTTCTGAATTTCATTGTCAATTTCATCCAGGTTCTGGTGATGGAATATACGGGTCAGCAGGTCATGCATGATCTGCGGATGGCCCTTTTTGCCCATATCCAGGGCCTTACCGTCCGTTTTTTTACCCACAATCCCGTGGGCCGGCTGGTGACCCGCGTTACAAACGACATCCAGAACATGCATGAAATGTTTACCTCGGTGCTGATTTTTGTCATGAAGGATATTTTCCTGATCGCCGGCATCACCATTATGCTGTTTGCCATCGACTGGCAGCTCTCCCTGGTGGTGTATGCCATATTCCCGTTTGTCTTCTACGCGGCCGCCAAATTCGCCGGCACGGCCCGGCAGGCCTTCCGTACCCTGCGCATCAAGATCGCGGAAATAAACTCCCATTTTTCGGAAACCATCGGGGGGATGGCGGTGATCCAGCTATTTCGGCATGAGGGGGCGAATTTTGAATCATTCAAGCGCCTGAACCATGAATACTACAGTGCCGGGATGCAGCAGATAACCATTTTTGCCGTATTCATGCCCTTTATCGAACTGATGAGCTCGGTGGTTCTGGCCGTGGTCATCTTTTATGGCGGAGGCAGCATGATAGCCGACCGGATCACTTTAGGCACCCTGGTGGTGTTTATCTCGTATCTGCGCATGTTCTTCCGGCCCATCCGGGATATTGCGGAAAAATACAACATCACCCTGAATGCCCTGTCCTCTGCGGAACGGATATTTCTGATTTTGGGGGAAACCGACCGGCTGCCCGAACCCGCCCCCGGAAGCGGGAAGCCCATGCCGGATCAAATCACCGAGATCACCCTGGAGCAGGTCAGCTTCTCCTACATATCGGGCGAACCGGTTTTAACGGATATATCGCTCAATATCCAGGCCGGTGAAACCATTGCCGTGGTCGGGCCCACCGGGGCTGGAAAAACATCCCTGATCAACCTGATCACCCGGTTCTATGATCCGGATCAAGGAAGCATCCGCATCAACGGCACAGATATCCGCCAGTTCCGTATCGCGGACGTGCGCTCAAAAATCGCCCTGGTCCAGCAGGATCCGTTTCTGTTCTCCGCCACTCTCCGGGAAAACATTTTTCCGGATCAGCCGGATGTAAGTGAAGCAGAAATCGAGCCGATTCTTGACAACGCCAACTGCCGGCGCTTTATCCGCCGCCTGCCCGACGGCATCGACACCCGGCTCTCCGAAGGCGGCACATCACTTTCCAGCGGTCAGCGGCAGCTTATTTCCATTGCCCGGGCGCTTGCCCAGAATCCGGAGCTCATCATTTTTGATGAGGCCACCTCCTATATTGACTCGGAAACCGAGCAGGAGATCCAGACCGCCCTTTTAAACCTCATGGAAAACCGTACCGCCATTATCATCGCCCATCGGCTGAGCACCGCCCGGATTGCCGACCGGATCGCGGTGGTCAACCACGGCCGGATCATCGAAGTGGGATCACATGACGCCTTAATCCGCCAAAACGGCTTCTATCACCGGCTCTATCATCTTCAGGGGTAA
- a CDS encoding four helix bundle protein yields the protein MAREKPDVYRLSIGYVAWVYEKADSLNGVHRPARDQWLRASQSIPLNIAEGNGKTAEADRRRYFEIARGSALECAAIQDVLVVGKALDKMESRNRKDELDRMAAMLSRLGGRGYQVREDQEVYSIDFDPDSDFDPDFDPDFDPDSEKNESQP from the coding sequence TTGGCACGTGAAAAACCGGACGTCTATCGCCTTTCAATAGGCTACGTTGCATGGGTTTACGAGAAGGCCGACAGCCTGAACGGAGTCCATCGGCCCGCCCGGGATCAATGGCTTCGGGCCAGCCAGTCGATACCGCTCAATATCGCCGAAGGTAATGGCAAGACCGCGGAAGCCGACCGAAGGCGTTATTTCGAAATCGCTCGTGGCTCCGCGCTTGAGTGCGCGGCGATTCAAGATGTGCTGGTTGTCGGCAAGGCGCTGGACAAGATGGAAAGCCGGAACCGCAAGGATGAACTCGACCGTATGGCCGCGATGCTCAGCCGTCTCGGCGGAAGAGGATACCAAGTTCGAGAGGATCAGGAAGTCTACAGCATCGATTTCGATCCCGATAGCGATTTCGATCCCGATTTCGATCCCGATTTCGATCCCGATAGCGAAAAAAACGAATCCCAACCTTAG
- a CDS encoding formate--tetrahydrofolate ligase translates to MAYDVSKMADWQVSEAAEQNMPMPEDWQDKLGLSREEMIPMGRLSKIDFLNVMNRMKDKPDGKYIEVTAITPTPLGEGKSTTSVGLMEGLGKRGKNVGGALRQPSGGPTMNIKGSAAGGGNAILIPMTEFSLGLTGDINDIMNAHNLAMVALTARMQHERNYGPEKVEKLSGIPALNIDPTRVEMNWIMDYCAQALRKIVIGLGGRANGYTMESGFNIAVSSECMAILAIARDLADLRERLSNITVGFDISGNRVTTGDLQVGGAMTAWMRNTINPTLMCTAEYQPCFVHAGPFANIAVGQSSIIADRMGLKMFDYHVTESGFAADIGFEKFWNVKCRNSGLKPHVSVLTATIRALKMHGGGPRVVPGRPLPEEYTKENLDLLEKGIDNMVHMIGVIRKSGMNPVVCVNCFPTDTKAEIELVKKHAEAAGARCAPSTHFMDGGDGALEIADAVIDACEEESNFEFLYPMDKSLRERVDTIAREVYGADGVDWLPDAEKKLDMLDSDPQFKDYSTMMAKTHLSLSHEPTWKGVPKGWRLPVRDIYIYSGAKFLVPVAGAIPFMPGTSSSPAYTKVDVDTETGKVSGLF, encoded by the coding sequence ATGGCATACGATGTAAGCAAAATGGCCGACTGGCAGGTTTCCGAAGCGGCGGAGCAGAACATGCCCATGCCCGAGGATTGGCAGGACAAACTGGGGCTGAGCCGGGAAGAGATGATTCCCATGGGCCGGCTGTCCAAGATCGATTTCCTGAACGTCATGAACCGGATGAAAGACAAACCGGACGGGAAATACATCGAGGTCACCGCCATCACGCCCACCCCGCTCGGAGAGGGCAAATCCACCACATCCGTGGGCCTCATGGAGGGCCTGGGCAAGCGCGGCAAAAACGTGGGCGGCGCCCTGCGCCAGCCTTCCGGCGGGCCGACCATGAACATCAAGGGCTCTGCCGCCGGCGGCGGCAATGCCATCCTGATCCCCATGACCGAGTTTTCCCTGGGTCTGACCGGCGACATCAACGACATCATGAACGCCCACAACCTGGCCATGGTCGCTTTGACCGCCCGGATGCAGCACGAGCGCAACTACGGCCCGGAAAAGGTTGAAAAGCTCTCCGGCATCCCGGCGCTGAATATCGACCCCACCCGCGTGGAAATGAACTGGATCATGGACTACTGCGCCCAGGCGCTTCGCAAGATCGTCATCGGGCTCGGCGGAAGGGCCAACGGCTATACCATGGAATCCGGCTTCAACATCGCGGTCAGCTCCGAGTGCATGGCCATTCTCGCCATAGCCAGGGACCTGGCCGATCTCCGGGAAAGATTGAGCAACATCACGGTGGGCTTTGACATCTCCGGCAACCGGGTCACCACCGGCGACCTGCAGGTCGGCGGCGCCATGACCGCCTGGATGCGAAACACCATCAACCCCACGCTGATGTGCACCGCCGAATATCAGCCCTGCTTCGTGCACGCCGGCCCGTTTGCCAACATCGCCGTGGGCCAGTCCTCAATCATCGCCGACCGCATGGGCCTGAAGATGTTTGACTACCATGTGACCGAATCCGGCTTTGCCGCTGACATCGGCTTTGAGAAATTCTGGAACGTCAAGTGCCGCAACTCCGGCTTAAAACCCCATGTTTCCGTGCTAACGGCCACTATCCGGGCCCTGAAGATGCACGGCGGCGGCCCCCGGGTCGTTCCGGGACGTCCGCTTCCCGAAGAATACACCAAGGAGAACCTGGACCTGCTGGAAAAAGGCATTGATAACATGGTCCACATGATCGGCGTGATCCGAAAATCCGGCATGAACCCTGTTGTCTGCGTCAACTGCTTCCCCACTGACACCAAGGCGGAAATCGAGCTGGTCAAAAAACACGCTGAGGCAGCCGGCGCCCGCTGCGCCCCCTCCACCCATTTCATGGACGGCGGCGACGGCGCTCTGGAAATCGCGGATGCCGTCATCGACGCCTGCGAGGAAGAGTCCAACTTCGAATTCCTCTATCCCATGGACAAGAGCCTGCGCGAGCGCGTGGACACCATCGCCCGCGAGGTTTACGGCGCAGACGGCGTGGACTGGCTGCCGGATGCGGAAAAGAAGCTCGATATGCTCGATTCCGATCCCCAGTTCAAGGACTATTCCACGATGATGGCCAAGACGCACTTAAGTCTGTCCCACGAGCCCACCTGGAAGGGCGTGCCCAAGGGATGGAGACTGCCGGTGCGCGACATTTACATTTACTCCGGTGCCAAGTTCCTGGTCCCGGTGGCCGGCGCTATTCCGTTTATGCCCGGCACCAGCTCCAGCCCGGCCTATACCAAGGTCGATGTGGACACGGAAACCGGCAAGGTCTCGGGTCTGTTCTAA
- the speB gene encoding agmatinase, with protein MIPDTFIPFGGEAIYTDIEDARVMVLPIYYEVAPSYGAGAGEGPYHLLSASVELECLDEETLVDWRELGIHTLERLAPGREPEQAVKEIAESAGRHLHRKKFLLSVGGDHAITIGLTRAVADQYPDAGVLQIDAHLDLRSEWNGSPYNHACVMRRIGEDLRLPFVQVGIRSFCPEEFDYIKAHHLYPFYAHNLNPADNSWMDDVVYALPENVYLSIDLDGLDPGIMPGTGTPVPGGLTYRQVVELIKRVGAEKNVVAADINELAKVEGSVVSEFTAAKLATKLFVYCVK; from the coding sequence ATGATACCAGACACATTTATACCATTTGGCGGTGAAGCAATTTACACGGATATTGAAGATGCCCGGGTGATGGTGCTGCCGATTTATTATGAAGTGGCGCCCTCCTACGGCGCCGGCGCAGGCGAGGGGCCCTATCATCTGTTGAGCGCCTCCGTGGAGCTTGAATGCCTGGATGAGGAAACCCTGGTGGACTGGCGGGAACTGGGCATTCATACCCTTGAGCGGCTGGCCCCGGGCCGGGAGCCGGAGCAGGCGGTAAAAGAGATCGCCGAATCTGCCGGCAGGCATTTGCATCGGAAAAAATTTCTCTTATCCGTTGGCGGCGATCATGCCATTACCATCGGCCTGACGCGGGCGGTGGCGGATCAATATCCGGATGCGGGGGTTCTGCAGATTGACGCGCATCTGGATCTGCGAAGCGAATGGAACGGCAGCCCATACAACCACGCCTGTGTCATGCGCCGGATCGGTGAGGATTTAAGGCTTCCCTTTGTGCAGGTGGGCATTCGGTCTTTCTGCCCCGAGGAGTTTGACTATATCAAGGCCCATCATTTATACCCGTTTTACGCCCATAATTTGAATCCCGCGGACAATTCCTGGATGGATGACGTGGTCTACGCCCTGCCGGAGAATGTCTATCTGAGTATTGATTTAGACGGGCTGGATCCGGGGATTATGCCGGGGACCGGGACCCCCGTGCCGGGCGGCCTGACCTACCGGCAGGTGGTGGAGCTTATCAAGCGGGTGGGGGCGGAGAAAAACGTGGTGGCCGCGGATATCAATGAGCTGGCCAAGGTGGAAGGCTCGGTGGTATCCGAATTTACCGCCGCCAAGCTCGCCACCAAGCTGTTTGTTTACTGCGTCAAGTAA